A segment of the Carya illinoinensis cultivar Pawnee chromosome 1, C.illinoinensisPawnee_v1, whole genome shotgun sequence genome:
GGCTATGTCCATTACAACAAAATACACATGACTATGTCCATTAAATCAAAATACAACTGGCTACGTCCATtacaacaaaatacaaaactttGTCATCACAACTACAAGTTGATTTGGTGCCTTCCTTGGCCACCAATAAATTTGGCAATGGAGACCTTTCAGTTTGATTTGTTATTGATATTCCATTAGGAGAATCAAGCGAATTAAAATCATAAGGATGCGAGCGTTTCTTCTTTGGCCATGGAGGAGGTATCTCAATTGGTTTGATGGAGTTTTCAATGCTGTTGCTGGATGCCCGGACCACCTGAAAGCAGTAAGTAAAAAAAGGTTAATGCAGAGGAAAGATATAACTAGACAAACCCACAAAAAAATGCACTCtatatgattttaattgatcTAGAAGTAGTTTTACAATTCTGTGTATGCTTTATAATAGAAATTAGACCTTGAATATAGGCATTAAACCTTAGAGAAGAATTTTTGAGCATGACTTCGAATCTGAATTTCAGTTTTGGTGCCTACATGTGCTGCATAAAATGAGAGAAACTTCACTTTGATTGGATGCCCAATAGATATGAATAAACTATCCCAAATCACCAATTGCCAGTCTTACCTTTGATTTGATGCCAACCACGACCAAAAAGCCTTAAGGCTTCAATAAACTTCTGGTGCTCTTCCTTTGTccatttttctctttgttttacaATGGTGTAGGGCTTCCTTACCTGCTCCAACATGAAAAAACAAAGGGAAATTCCACTAAAACACTTAGTATCTTCAAGTTGCATGTtaataggggaaaaaaaaagaagaagagaaaattaaaCATTTTCCTGGTTTTTTTAATGTGGTCAGTAGACTTCTCTATCCCAAAAGGGAAATTCCACCAAATGTAAGTTCACATACACATGTCCCCACAAGTGTGATTAATAATACCTAATTGATGAGAACGAAACTAATATGAACGAACCAATTAATTGGACCCAGCAAGTGCATGTTCCATTCTAAACAGAAGTGCATTGCTGTGAACAATGCTTGACAACAATAATTGCATATCTAGTGCTCAGTTTGCACAACCGGGCCACTTagcaaaaatatgttatgccaATAAGCATGAAGCCTGAGTGTATGCTACTTATGAATCGAAAACTCCCAATCCTTTCTCATAGATACCACTATCTACAAGTAAATTCCAAAGCAAAAGCTTgccattttttactttttcaaccAAATCCACCCATTCCATACCTTTTGTAACAGGAAAAAGTGTTAATTTTTACAAGTCAATATGACTTCATAATCAGTAACATATCCTTCTCATTTCTATACGTACAAGCATTTAGATACTAATATGAACCTCGGAAATTCATGATAATtagtaatagaaaaatattccCCTTTGAAAAGAATCAGATTCAAGTCCATAGAGCTGTAATACAAGCTTCCCGTGATTAAACACAGATTAAAAACAATACATACTCCACTGTTCCTCAATCTTCATTAAAACTTTAGCGATATAGAGattcaaaaagaagaaaaaaattaaatcgaaAACTCGCCTTCAGGTGCTGATTCCAAACGAAAAATCAGATTGGGACCAAAGACTTCAGATTCCACACTCCGTTACCCAGCGAAATGGATTAACTGCAAAGGATTAACTCCGTTACCCAAGAAGAAGAAATACGAAgcaatgaagagagagagagagagagagagagagagagagagagagagagagagagagagagagagagagagagagagagagagagagagagagagagagagagagagagagagagagagagagagagagagagagagagagagagagagaatatgcAATTACGATAAATCACGGAGAAGAAGCAACAGCAACACTCCTCTTTTGGGTTAGGGTTCGGAACCCAAATATAGTAAACTTGAGAAGAGGCACTCCGCGGCGATAGTGACTAGTGATAGACATCAGAAGGGAGGGGAGAAGTGTTTCACAAAGAACGGGAATGGGGAGGAGAAGTGAAGAGAACAGAATGGagagaggggggagggggggatgCAAGCGAAATTCATTACCAAATCCCAATTCTAAACAAAATTTATTCCCGCTCCCTTTTTACTCCCAACGCACCGTTTAAATAAACAGCCACGTAGGACATCGGTGCGCATCGGTGCACTGAAACTGCTTATATCAAGAGTTTTCCTATAGTTTAACTCAACTTAATAtttgcttaggaaaaaaaaaaaaaaaaacagcaaaagGGGATGCAGTCCATACTGCTACTATTGTACAGTGTACAATTCAAAATAGAGCAGCACTGACCTTTTTCCCCCCAAATAATTTAACCAATCAAAACGACGAAGTCCAGCTGTTTGAAACGCGCTTTCCAACCTCTCCATTAAAATCAGAGTATTATAAAcactattattaaattttaaaaaaatccctAATAAACCTAAAACGGCCAAAACATTCCCAAATCGTGGAAGACGTGGCTAGCTAGGGTTTCCATTCAACCACTAAATCTCAATCGCTCCAAAAATAACAACATGGAGACCCTACAGCACGTACTTTTCCTCCACAAATCTCCAGCATCATTCTCTGCATGAATCTGATCCCGATCCCAACTGCCGTCATTGCCGAATCGGGTCCGGATAAGCCAAAAGACCTCCGTTGTATCCACCAATGGCGTCCAAGGCCTCGCCTTCGGCCTCTACCACCGGATTGGATCCTCCCAAAGACGCTTCGGTATGAGCTTCCTATCTCGTACTCTCTATATATTCCATGGGAATTctggttttattaatttctcaattaccttattttgttaaaaagaaatgatgttaATGGAAGTTTGtacatttttttgtaaattcgGTTTATTTAGAGAGAGATAGTTAGCTGCATTGTATATTGAAAGGCTTAATTAGGTTTTGGTGTCGATTTCGGTGAATTTTAGGGCAAACGGTATGGATGCCTGTCAAATGCATGGCTATTTGGTGCACGTAATGTACAACAGCACACGGCATTCGCGTTAGAAAGTCTAATGCCACCTTAAATCTTGGAAGGAAATTCGTGGAaggcttttaaaattttgaaaattcacCTGTTGCAGCGTTTTCACACATTAGATTtcgatgcattttttttttttttttttggataagtaaagATTTCGATGCAATTATCTATGAACTAGTTTCTCTTGTGCAATACGCTGTGTTTAggttttgagttggagtttctgtagaattttgttgttgttgtctttATTATTGTTATAATTATGAGGCAAATTGTCATCGAGTTTTGCTTTTAAGAATTGTATGTTACATCAATTTTACTGAAATAGGGAAGGTGCATGtcttatttatgtgatttaggAAAGTTAATTTAGACTATATTATTAGATGAGTTGTATGTGGTAAGTAGCTTATACTCCTGTTGATTGGTTACAGATGATGAAACTGCAGGAAACAAGTCTGATTCGGAAGGAGATTTTAACAGTCATTGATTCTGTAAAGAAGCAAGTTGCTGCTGGCCGATCTGTTTCTGTAAAGGTGCATTCTTATCATGCCTTTGATAATATTTGgtcttgatattttatttttgagagtACTATTTTGAGATTGtctttgttaatattttttgttcttaattATCAGaataaaatggaagaaaatagGCAGAAATTGGCTGGTGTGACAAACCAtctttataaattttctatGGATAGAAGGACCGGTAGGACTAATGATACTGATAGAAGTATAGATCTACTGACAAAGAGGCAGAAAGACGCGCTTGATATGCATAATGGTGTTGAAGCAAGTGATGGGGATATGGATAGTAGTAGCTCTCAAGAAGATGCCCCTGCTTCTACTGCAGTTCTTCTAGGATCTAATGTTCCAGTGAAGAATGCAGTTCGTCCCATTAAGATCTCAGAAGCAAAAAGATTGCCTCCTTATACTACATGGATTTTCTTGGACAGGTGTGTTGGGAtttattctcttttcccttAAAATTACTAGTTTGGCTGTGGATGGTACCTTCTATTGCTTGCACAATATATTAATGACGTATCTGCTTACATGTTTAAAaccgaaattgtgatttttacCAATTTTTCTTCTTCACAAAGTGGTAATCACTGTTAGTTTGTGGATTCTGGTTTTCCATTACCAATCATTAGATGTTGCTTAATCAGGGGATGCTGCTTTTACCTGATTAAGGATTTATAAATTGCTTCTTTTTGTTGTAATTTGTAAATTGCATAACCATCTGGTAGGTTTTGAATCCACAACCGTACCCCTATCTGGTTCTTATGGTGGGAAAGAGATACCATTTGAGCTAAAGCTCACTGGCAGTTAAgaagatataaatttatattgaatAGTATCTTACCGatgtcattttcatattttcaatttctaattGCAGTTAGTTTTTATCTAGCtcgaacttataaaaaaagagttGTTATCTAGCTCGAGATTGGTGGTCTTATGATAATTCTGGTGCAGAAATCAAAGAATGACAGAGGATCAATCAGTGGTTGGTCGACGAAGAATCTATTACGATCAAAATGGTGGTGAAGCACTAATTTGTAGCGACAGTGAGGAAGAACTAATTGAGGATGAAGAGAAGAGAGATTTTATAGAATCTGAAGATTACATACTTCGGTTGGTATTGAGTAATATGGTTCATATGTCTTATGTTGGTCCTTTTgcactttttaataaatatttcttgCTTATAGAAAAAAAGTCTTAAGCCGGTGTTCTCTGTTGCCCTTTCTTTTTGTTCCTCAAATGTCAGCAATTGTTAATGTGTTGTCTGTGATTTGTTGGTTGCTTTCCAAGCTTTATTTCAAGTGCATTTGCATACGATCATTATTTTGTTATAGAAAGAAAATGCAATTTCCATAGGCTTTGCCCTGGTTATCTGTCTTGAGCTTccccaacaacaattaaattggCCATAGTGTACTAACATTATACATTTTGTtgttgtgtgtgtatgtgtttcTCGCTCTCCCTCTCCCCATTCATAGTTTATTCTGTAAATGAGACTAATTTCATAGCAGATGATAATTATGAATCCTCAGCAGCTTTTTTTATTCCAATCTACTATGGCCTGGCTAGTATTTGACAAATGATAGCCTTCAACAAAGGaaaagcattcatgctctcaTTTTTGTGCCTTCTCAAACCTTTCGTTattgagaaattttaaataatctgTGGTGTTGTCTTGTTTAATCCTCACGTTTGCAGAAgcttctggatggtttgaaggTGCAGTTCTAACTTCTGGCTTCATCATTCTTGTTAAGTATTTGGACCAAACCTGATAACCTAGACAAGGCCTTTTTTCGATTGCTTGGATTTGCTTCAAGAACTATTTCCCCCGTTTTCTGATTTCTTAGCAGTGCCTTCATTACACATGATGGAAGCCTCTTCAGGTGGTTTTCTGGTCTGCTTTGACATTAGTTCTAGATGTTAACTTGTGATGAAGCATCCATGTCCACTTactttttttcctgtttttctCATTCGTTCTTTGTGAGATATTGGCTCCTTATATGCACTTGTTTTTCAGCTGATAAAAATAGTAAGAACTTTTCTCAACATTTTCAAGATATGGAAAGTGTATCAGGACTTGCGCCTCATTGAAATGTATGGCGTTTGAGAGTTAcacttttggcatgtttttttaatgattgtGCCAAGTACATTGCTTACATATTTGACACTGTGTTGTCTTTGTTCATTTGCTTGACAAACTTGTTGGGTGGTTTACTTATTACTCTactcaattattattttttccagaATTTTCTCCTGAGAtggatttttcatatttatgttattgCTATGTTTTAAGACTTATTTTTCAGTCATACTACAAATgttttatattgtatttttttagtgatttatACTCGATGTGAAATGAAACTCACTAGTCTTGTGGCATTGCCAGCATGACTGTCAAGGAAGTTGGTTTATCAGATCAAGTGCTGGAAGCACTAGCACAATGTTTTTCTAGAAGCCCTTGTGAAGTCAAGGTTTGCATTTTAGTTTGTTGTATTTTAACTTTGGGAAACATTTTTGTATCTTCTTCATGCTTCTATCCTATTTATGATCTGATTAGGACTGGTCATAGTGTAAAGTTTGGTCCAGCCGTTTCCCATTTGGTTTGTGCTGGCTTTACAGAGATATGAAACACGATCAAACATCTTATACAGGCAAGATACGAAACCCTTATTAAGGAAGAGAAGGCTGTGGAAGGTTCTAAGAATGGTGATAATGAAGACATTTTGCATAATGGGAATTCTCTTCTTGATAAAGATCTTGACGCAGCTTTGGATTCTTTTGACAACCTATTTTGTCGCCGATGTCTTGTAAGCACCATCCTCGTGTTCTACTCATTTCTGTGATGTTTTGTGCTAACATCATGGATATGACTCTTTTGATTTGTTTGCCTTCTTCTGTTTCTTTTGGCAGGTTTTTGATTGCAGATTACATGGATGCTCACAGGATCTTGTATTTCctgtaagtttttatttttacctcaATTAATAAATGGTAATCCAAATATCTTGCTGGATTCTTTCATTCTTTATTAATACAAGTTGTTTTCAGACTGAGAAACAACCTTTGTGGCGCCCTTCGGATGAGGAAAATATACCATGTGGCCTACATTGCTATCGATCTGTATGTGTTCAGTGCATTACTGTGGTGATATGTGTATCTGGGAATGTGTTTAGAATTGGAAAACATACTCTTTTAAGTAGCTTAATATTCACTCATATCAGGCATTGAAGTCACAAAGAATAGCTAGAGGGAGCTCTTCCATTAATggtgattttgaagaaaaatctgcCCCTTCATCTGGTAGTGCTGGGGCTCAGATATCATCCAGGAAGAAGTCTGGTCCACTTGCTAGAAAGAAGGTGAAGTCCTGCCAAAGTGAAAGTGCTTCATCAAATGCAAAGAATGTATCAGAAAGCAGTGACTCTGAGAATGGCCCTGGGCATGACACCACTTCTACCCACCAGTCATCACCTCGCAAAACTAAGCTTTCAGGAAAATGTGGAATTGGTAAGAGGAACAGCAAGCGAGTTGCCGAACGTGTTCTAGTTTGCATGCAGAAAAAGCAGAAGAAAATGGTAGCTTCTGATGATTGTGATTCCTTTGTGAGTGGAGGTCTTTGTCCTGGCGAGATGAAACCTAAATCTAATGCATGTAAGGAAAATGATGATACTAGTTCTTCTATTCATAAGAATGTGAAATCCCCAACTAGTGGAAGGTTGAGAAGGAAGGAATCATCAATTCAAGCCAGTTACAAGGTTGTGCCGGGTGAGGTTCCTGATGGTTCATCAAATGATATGATTACAGATCTACCTGCTGCTAGCAGTGATGACAACTCGAGGAAAGAAGAGTTCGTAGATGAAAATGCATATAAACAAGAATCGAGTGATAATAAATCTTGGAAAGCTTTTGAAAAGGGCCTTTTTGAGAAAGGTGTCGAAATTTTTGGGAGGAATAGGTCAGTGGATACAATTATGTTGTATCAAATATATTGATTTTCCAGTTCTCTGTTGAAATAATAATTGGTACTACGATTGGACATGATGTATACATGAGATAATTGGTCTGGCCATATATTTGAAATCTTCTGAACTCTGTTTAGCCTGAGAGtcagataaatttttttgataagtaaaatgtAGCCATAAAACAATTATTGAAAGCATTCGGGTTTTGTTTCAGACCATGGATATTAGTAGTTTTCTACTACTAAGGTCGGACATGATAATTTTTTGCCTGTCTCTTCCCCCTGCTGAATTTCTTTGGTTGCCATATTATTACCATGAGATATCTCCTTCCTACTGCTTATCAATTTGTCCACTAATGTTTGTTCCTTTTGTGTCATGACAGTTGTTTAATTGCAAGGAACCTTCTAAATGGTATGAAGACATGTTGGGAGGTTTTTCAATACATGAATTGCTCTGAGAGTAAGCTGTCCTGCCAAGCTGGTGACGGTGCAAACTCTCTTATTGAAGGCTATTCTAAGGTTGATTTAAATCAAACTATGCTTAGTGATTTATTGTGCTTGTGCATCTGTCTTAGAATCCTCCCTGCCTTAACAAGCGATTCCATTTTTGTCCTGGGGTGAAATAAACTCTAGGGTAATAATGAAGTGAGAAGAAGATCAAGATTTTTACGTAGGAGGGGTAGGGTTCGTCGCTTGAAGTATACCTGGAAGTCTGCTGCTTACCATTCAATCAGGAAACGAATTACTGAGAGAAAAGATCAGCCATGCCGGCAGTACAATCCATGTGGTTGCCAAACTGCTTGTGGAAAGCAGTGTGCTTGTCTTCAAAATGGGACCTGCTGTGAAAAGTACTGTGGGTgagttttgtttccttttttattttaatgtgattattgttgaaatcaaatacaaagGCTTTTCTCGTTTTTCCCCTTTCCTTCTGCCAAGTTACTAAACTTTTCTGGATGCTTCCAGCTGATGTATTTTTTCCTAATCTAGATGTCCAAAGAGTTGCAAGAACCGTTTTAGAGGCTGCCATTGTGCTAAAAGTCAATGTCGAAGTCGTCAGTGTCCATGCTTTGCTGCAGACAGAGAATGTGACCCAGATGTTTGTAGGAATTGTTGGGTCAGGTGAGTTTGTAGTTgttgatgttttaattttttgtttcacCATTTTCTATCAATCTGTCCGCAAGAGATTCTTTGGTTGAAATGTAGTTCAGCAATACAAATGGGGGATGTTGATGTGAGATAGAATACTATGATGAGATTGTAATTGTAAATAAAAACTTCATAGACCTTAggttgaaatatgttttaacaaAACTTGTGTCTAGGAAGACAATTAATAATCATGCACACATCACTGAGCGGGTGGATCAGGCAAATTCCCATGCTCTCTGCTTGTACACATGATCACTTCTAGAAATCAGGTAACTATTTTTAAGCAGTTTAAGTAAAATTCAGTAAGTGAATATTAGATTGGAGGTTGCCTTGTTAATAAAAGTACAGTTTCCTTCATCCAAACTGGGGATGGGGGTGaggagaaacaaaaagaaaagaaaatgccaTACAATTTGATGTTtcagttttgtttttgaaattgaATGATGCTATCAGCTAGTACTAGACCAATCGAAAGGTTTGGTTATATGCTAAGTTAGAAAAGCTGGTAAAAAATATGCACTTATACCTGTGGGGtttgaagaattttttattcTCGTTAGGTAATAAGTTTTAAAATCCTTTTAAAGGGATAACAAATATCCCTAAAGAGGGATCACGGTTTGCAAGTCATTCATTGtcaatttttcttcttgaaaacCTAGTTGCATTCAGGTCCTCAggattatattttgtaatggtGTTTGTAATGGTATTCGCTAGCTAAATAAATTCCAATTCTAATTCTCTCTTTCATAAAAATTGACTGTTTTGTGCCATTAAAATTGGCTTTGCAGCTGTGGAGATGGTACTTTTGGGGTTCCAAGTCAAAGAGGTGATAATTATGAATGTAGAAATATGAAGCTTCTTCTC
Coding sequences within it:
- the LOC122305368 gene encoding histone-lysine N-methyltransferase CLF isoform X4, whose protein sequence is MASKASPSASTTGLDPPKDASETSLIRKEILTVIDSVKKQVAAGRSVSVKNKMEENRQKLAGVTNHLYKFSMDRRTGRTNDTDRSIDLLTKRQKDALDMHNGVEASDGDMDSSSSQEDAPASTAVLLGSNVPVKNAVRPIKISEAKRLPPYTTWIFLDRNQRMTEDQSVVGRRRIYYDQNGGEALICSDSEEELIEDEEKRDFIESEDYILRMTVKEVGLSDQVLEALAQCFSRSPCEVKARYETLIKEEKAVEGSKNGDNEDILHNGNSLLDKDLDAALDSFDNLFCRRCLVFDCRLHGCSQDLVFPTEKQPLWRPSDEENIPCGLHCYRSALKSQRIARGSSSINGDFEEKSAPSSGSAGAQISSRKKSGPLARKKVKSCQSESASSNAKNVSESSDSENGPGHDTTSTHQSSPRKTKLSGKCGIGKRNSKRVAERVLVCMQKKQKKMVASDDCDSFVSGGLCPGEMKPKSNACKENDDTSSSIHKNVKSPTSGRLRRKESSIQASYKVVPGEVPDGSSNDMITDLPAASSDDNSRKEEFVDENAYKQESSDNKSWKAFEKGLFEKGVEIFGRNSCLIARNLLNGMKTCWEVFQYMNCSESKLSCQAGDGANSLIEGYSKGNNEVRRRSRFLRRRGRVRRLKYTWKSAAYHSIRKRITERKDQPCRQYNPCGCQTACGKQCACLQNGTCCEKYCGCPKSCKNRFRGCHCAKSQCRSRQCPCFAADRECDPDVCRNCWVSCGDGTFGVPSQRGDNYECRNMKLLLKQQQRVLLGRSDVSGWGAFLKNSVSKHEYLGEYTGELISHREADKRGKIYDRENSSFLFNLNDQFVLDAYRKGDKLKFANHSPDPNCYAKVIMVAGDHRVGIFAKERICAGEELFYDYRYEPDRAPAWARKPEASGSKKEDGAPSSGRAKKLA
- the LOC122305368 gene encoding histone-lysine N-methyltransferase CLF isoform X2, giving the protein MASKASPSASTTGLDPPKDASETSLIRKEILTVIDSVKKQVAAGRSVSVKNKMEENRQKLAGVTNHLYKFSMDRRTGRTNDTDRSIDLLTKRQKDALDMHNGVEASDGDMDSSSSQEDAPASTAVLLGSNVPVKNAVRPIKISEAKRLPPYTTWIFLDRNQRMTEDQSVVGRRRIYYDQNGGEALICSDSEEELIEDEEKRDFIESEDYILRMTVKEVGLSDQVLEALAQCFSRSPCEVKARYETLIKEEKAVEGSKNGDNEDILHNGNSLLDKDLDAALDSFDNLFCRRCLVFDCRLHGCSQDLVFPTEKQPLWRPSDEENIPCGLHCYRSLNIHSYQALKSQRIARGSSSINGDFEEKSAPSSGSAGAQISSRKKSGPLARKKVKSCQSESASSNAKNVSESSDSENGPGHDTTSTHQSSPRKTKLSGKCGIGKRNSKRVAERVLVCMQKKQKKMVASDDCDSFVSGGLCPGEMKPKSNACKENDDTSSSIHKNVKSPTSGRLRRKESSIQASYKVVPGEVPDGSSNDMITDLPAASSDDNSRKEEFVDENAYKQESSDNKSWKAFEKGLFEKGVEIFGRNSCLIARNLLNGMKTCWEVFQYMNCSESKLSCQAGDGANSLIEGYSKGNNEVRRRSRFLRRRGRVRRLKYTWKSAAYHSIRKRITERKDQPCRQYNPCGCQTACGKQCACLQNGTCCEKYCGCPKSCKNRFRGCHCAKSQCRSRQCPCFAADRECDPDVCRNCWVSCGDGTFGVPSQRGDNYECRNMKLLLKQQQRVLLGRSDVSGWGAFLKNSVSKHEYLGEYTGELISHREADKRGKIYDRENSSFLFNLNDQFVLDAYRKGDKLKFANHSPDPNCYAKVIMVAGDHRVGIFAKERICAGEELFYDYRYEPDRAPAWARKPEASGSKKEDGAPSSGRAKKLA
- the LOC122305368 gene encoding histone-lysine N-methyltransferase CLF isoform X3, which encodes MASKASPSASTTGLDPPKDASMMKLQETSLIRKEILTVIDSVKKQVAAGRSVSVKNKMEENRQKLAGVTNHLYKFSMDRRTGRTNDTDRSIDLLTKRQKDALDMHNGVEASDGDMDSSSSQEDAPASTAVLLGSNVPVKNAVRPIKISEAKRLPPYTTWIFLDRNQRMTEDQSVVGRRRIYYDQNGGEALICSDSEEELIEDEEKRDFIESEDYILRMTVKEVGLSDQVLEALAQCFSRSPCEVKARYETLIKEEKAVEGSKNGDNEDILHNGNSLLDKDLDAALDSFDNLFCRRCLVFDCRLHGCSQDLVFPTEKQPLWRPSDEENIPCGLHCYRSALKSQRIARGSSSINGDFEEKSAPSSGSAGAQISSRKKSGPLARKKVKSCQSESASSNAKNVSESSDSENGPGHDTTSTHQSSPRKTKLSGKCGIGKRNSKRVAERVLVCMQKKQKKMVASDDCDSFVSGGLCPGEMKPKSNACKENDDTSSSIHKNVKSPTSGRLRRKESSIQASYKVVPGEVPDGSSNDMITDLPAASSDDNSRKEEFVDENAYKQESSDNKSWKAFEKGLFEKGVEIFGRNSCLIARNLLNGMKTCWEVFQYMNCSESKLSCQAGDGANSLIEGYSKGNNEVRRRSRFLRRRGRVRRLKYTWKSAAYHSIRKRITERKDQPCRQYNPCGCQTACGKQCACLQNGTCCEKYCGCPKSCKNRFRGCHCAKSQCRSRQCPCFAADRECDPDVCRNCWVSCGDGTFGVPSQRGDNYECRNMKLLLKQQQRVLLGRSDVSGWGAFLKNSVSKHEYLGEYTGELISHREADKRGKIYDRENSSFLFNLNDQFVLDAYRKGDKLKFANHSPDPNCYAKVIMVAGDHRVGIFAKERICAGEELFYDYRYEPDRAPAWARKPEASGSKKEDGAPSSGRAKKLA
- the LOC122305368 gene encoding histone-lysine N-methyltransferase CLF isoform X1 — protein: MASKASPSASTTGLDPPKDASMMKLQETSLIRKEILTVIDSVKKQVAAGRSVSVKNKMEENRQKLAGVTNHLYKFSMDRRTGRTNDTDRSIDLLTKRQKDALDMHNGVEASDGDMDSSSSQEDAPASTAVLLGSNVPVKNAVRPIKISEAKRLPPYTTWIFLDRNQRMTEDQSVVGRRRIYYDQNGGEALICSDSEEELIEDEEKRDFIESEDYILRMTVKEVGLSDQVLEALAQCFSRSPCEVKARYETLIKEEKAVEGSKNGDNEDILHNGNSLLDKDLDAALDSFDNLFCRRCLVFDCRLHGCSQDLVFPTEKQPLWRPSDEENIPCGLHCYRSLNIHSYQALKSQRIARGSSSINGDFEEKSAPSSGSAGAQISSRKKSGPLARKKVKSCQSESASSNAKNVSESSDSENGPGHDTTSTHQSSPRKTKLSGKCGIGKRNSKRVAERVLVCMQKKQKKMVASDDCDSFVSGGLCPGEMKPKSNACKENDDTSSSIHKNVKSPTSGRLRRKESSIQASYKVVPGEVPDGSSNDMITDLPAASSDDNSRKEEFVDENAYKQESSDNKSWKAFEKGLFEKGVEIFGRNSCLIARNLLNGMKTCWEVFQYMNCSESKLSCQAGDGANSLIEGYSKGNNEVRRRSRFLRRRGRVRRLKYTWKSAAYHSIRKRITERKDQPCRQYNPCGCQTACGKQCACLQNGTCCEKYCGCPKSCKNRFRGCHCAKSQCRSRQCPCFAADRECDPDVCRNCWVSCGDGTFGVPSQRGDNYECRNMKLLLKQQQRVLLGRSDVSGWGAFLKNSVSKHEYLGEYTGELISHREADKRGKIYDRENSSFLFNLNDQFVLDAYRKGDKLKFANHSPDPNCYAKVIMVAGDHRVGIFAKERICAGEELFYDYRYEPDRAPAWARKPEASGSKKEDGAPSSGRAKKLA